AGAGGTCCCCACAACTCCGCCGGTTATCCCCATTTCGTAATCCTCCGGCGGATAGATCACAGTGCTGCCGTGAACAAGGGGATGGTTTGTCCTGATCGTTCCCGCCGCAACTTCCCGGCCGCCTTCCATCAAAGTCATGTCGCTGAGAGTGTCCATGGCCCGGCCGCCGGGGGACTGTACCACCTCGAGACCGTCCAGCCTCAGGGAGACCCCCATCTCCTCCACCGGCACGACCTGTCCCGCTTCAAGGACCACCCTCGTACGTGAGCCGAGAGAGCTTCCGAGAACGAAACCGGCGAAGATGAGGAGAAACCCCAGGTGGACGAGAACCTCTCCGTACCCCTTGAGCTTCTTCCTCCTTTTCAGGAACCAGTTGACGGTACACAGGAAAAGGCTGATGACCATGATATAAGAGAGGACAACGAGAACGTAAAGCCAGAGGGACACGGGGAAAGTCTTCGGCGCGGCCTGCTGCATCCAGACCCTGAAGGGATAGGCGTCCATCTTCTGCCAGAAATTCGGATCGTTGAAATAGGCCGCAATAGAGCCCCCGGCAAGATCCACGCACCACAAGATGGTGATCACCACGAAGGTGACCGGGTGGACAAGGACCTGCCAGGCCAGCCTCCCCGAACGAAGCAGCGGGCTGCCTTCCGACCCGGGGCCTGTATTTTTCTGAATCTCAGATCTCATATCAAAATCTTTTCTCTCTTTTCCATTTTTGATAGGGTCGCAAAAAGTCCAATCCGGGACTTTTCGCTCCACGGAAAGGGAAAAGCGTCGTTTTCCCTTTCC
The bacterium DNA segment above includes these coding regions:
- a CDS encoding cytochrome c biogenesis protein ResB, which gives rise to MRSEIQKNTGPGSEGSPLLRSGRLAWQVLVHPVTFVVITILWCVDLAGGSIAAYFNDPNFWQKMDAYPFRVWMQQAAPKTFPVSLWLYVLVVLSYIMVISLFLCTVNWFLKRRKKLKGYGEVLVHLGFLLIFAGFVLGSSLGSRTRVVLEAGQVVPVEEMGVSLRLDGLEVVQSPGGRAMDTLSDMTLMEGGREVAAGTIRTNHPLVHGSTVIYPPEDYEMGITGGVVGTSSSGVVTLQSGVPAPLSRGRTLWLGGVLQKGQSRGSALGPGILVQLKDAAGRVSGSAYLSDAPGMGSSASLAGERLTLGQLVRSARGVYRVHHDPGVWLVFLGTIILALGTVWALMVYLGIIKDE